In Myxocyprinus asiaticus isolate MX2 ecotype Aquarium Trade chromosome 12, UBuf_Myxa_2, whole genome shotgun sequence, the DNA window GCCGCCCCTCTGACTGAAGCTCTCATGCACCCCTATGTTCAGCAAAATGTCCAGCatcgaccactgggggcagtgattcaaatttcagcaAGCACAGAGCGAATTCAGCAGCTGGAACTTTCAACCTGCTGttaccaaattcacagtgtgatcagtctgaaaaaCCTTGAATAACATTATAACTGGACCTCTGGGaaaaattattaaagaaaattCTGATATGACCCTTTTAAAGGCACAGATATTATGCCTGATACACATAGAGAGAGAACAGGAAGAAGTGTAGCAACTCAGCCTAATAACTTCAGCCCAATACCACCCTGCTCTGTACTGTGGGAATGATAGGAGAAATCTTATATATCAAGAAAGAATGTTTCCCTGGGCAACCCCGCAATCAACTTCCCTTTCATATTTCTGTCAATGAGAGAGCACAGAATAGATATTAGATACCTTAACCATCAGGGTGATCTGCTGAGACAGCTCTTTACACAAGTAAACATTGTTAACACCATAAAAAACATTGGTTAAAGCTTTGTTTGTGAGCTGAGTATCGATACAAATTCAGGTAATTGCATCTCAATGGACTGAAAGACAGTTCCTATAAAGGGTGTGCAGTTACCTGGGAAAACAACATGTTTCTTTCAGGAGGTTGAAGGCACCTGGGATACACAATAGGTAGCTGATTTcaacaaaaatgtacacaaaaaagCACATCACACATAAATGTACCTTTTAACAAAATAGGATTTGGACTGTGGGTGACCATAAATTGTCAAGGTGTGGCAAAACCACCCGTGGTTTCCTTTGTTAACTTGTGTGGGTATGTAAACAGAGCTTAGCTAAGCTTCTCGTTCATTTTGTAAGCCTACAGTATTAAATGCTTGggcctaaaacacacacacttcctgtgTTTTATTGCAAAAGTTACTTCTTAGTCTGCCTTAAGGACAAATGCCCTGCATTATGTCCTTAAAATAACTTTTGCACTAATACGGTATAAAATTAATTCTCAGGAAAGCATCATTTGTGCCAGAGAATTTCTTGTATCACTTTGTTTCGTTGTGCCTTGTAACAAGACTAATAACAGCAAAGAATTTAgaataaataacagaaaataacttttgtgcaaGCCATGGACATTACATAGTTAACACTCAAAATTCTTGTGCTATAGATTTTTCTGTTAAAAACAGATCGCTTTACCCAAAACTATTTGAACTTTTGTTCTTATTGAGGCTAAAGTGTCAACATTAGGAAATACTGAAAAAGTCTTTAAGATAAATCTCTATTTGAAACATGCTGTCAACATTTCATGTGAATTCTCTAAATATGATGCTAGAAAGATCAAACCATTATTTTTAAAAGGGGAAAATGTCACACTACAATGGGTTTGAATTGGTAATGATCAACCAATTGCTCAAGACATAAAAATTGGCAGATAATCAGATGAagaatcaacatgatcacacaggaagttggcatgttgtttccgagagttccagtaccctaggatcagccatattataccgactcactgacaagtgtcATCTCCTATCACACGTTTTTGCATCGTCTccaatgtgtttaccttcccttgtggcgagACCGGAAGCGAGTTGTGTCAACAGTACGGGAGACTCAAATTTGGATCAAAGACTTTCTAGCAAATCAGTCCACTGTCATCCCTCTTTgaaatgctctcgggaggctatttccagtcatgccagtgcaactCCCATcgacttgaatggggaaagaccgtaatctcaaaaacggttggtcaagattctgatcaaagaacacatttcaaatcagcaataaaatctgacaatactggtatcataaatcgtcatattacgctaaaaaatgcaattttcccggcttgtatagctaatgcgcattcttgagttgattgaaaggcgatgtctgtgtctaaaaggtgattggctcttttaactgaaaggtgggacttccattcttcatccgttgaccgttgggtgctcagGGCTCCTTGGTTGAGTGTACCAATTTCTCCCATtgatttttatccccttttctcccaatttggaatgccagtTCCCGCTActtagtacagtgcatccggaaagtattcacagcgcttcgctttttccacattttgttatgttacagccttattccaaaatggattaaattcattattttcctcaaaattctacaaacaataccccataatgacaacgtgaaaggagtttgtttgaaatctttgcattaaaaaaaacaaaaaaaataaaataaaatcaacaaaaaaaaatcacatgtacataagtattcacagcctttgctcaatactttgttgaagcacctttggcaccaattacagcctcaagtctttttgagtatgatgctacaagcttggcacacctatttttgggcagtttctcccattcttttttgcaggacctctcaagctccatcaggttggatggggcgcgtcggtgcacagccattttcagatctctccagagatgttcaatcgggttcaagtctgggctctggctgggccactcaaggacattcacagagttgtccctaagccactcctttgttatcttggctgtgtgcttagggtcgttgtcctgttggaagatgaaccttcgccccagtctgaggtccagagcgctctggagcaggttttcatcaaggatgtctctgtacattgctgcattcatctttccctcgatcctgactagtctcccagttcctgctgctgaaaaacatccccacagcatgatgctgccaccaccatgcttcactgtagggatggtattggccaggtgatgagcggtacctggtttcctccagacatgacgcttgccattcaggccaaagagttcaatctttgtttcatcagaccagagaattttgtttctcatggtctgagagtcctccaggcgggctgtcatgtgccttttactgaggagtggcttccgtctggccactctaccatacaggcctgattggtggagtgatgcagagatggttgttcttctggaaggttctcctctctccacagagaaatgctggagctctgtcagagtgaccatcgggttcttggtcacctccctgactaaggcccttctcccccgatcgctcagtttggccgggcggccagctctaggaagagtcctggtggttccaaacttcttccatttacggatgatggaggccactgtgctcattgggaccttcaatgctgcagaaatttttctgtacccttccccagatctgtgcctcgatacaatcctgtctcggaggtctacagacaattccttggacttcatggcttggtttgtgctctgacatgcactgttaactgtgggaccttatatagacaggtgtgtgcctttccaaatcttgtccaatcaactgaatttatcacaggtggactccaatcaagttgtagaaacatctcaaggatgatcagtggaaacaggatgcacctgagctcaattttgagtgtcatggcaaaggctgtgaatacttatgtacatgtgatttttttcattttttatttttaataaatttgcaaagatttcaaacaaactcctttcacgttgtcattatggggtattgtttgtagaattttgaggaaaataatgaatttaatccattttggaataaggctgtaacataactaaatgtggaaaaagtgaagtgctgtgaatactttccggatgcactgtaggtccttgtggtggtgcggttactcacctcaattcgggtggcggaggacaagtctcagttgcctccgcttctgagacagtcaatacacgcatcttatcacgtggcttgctgtgcatgacaccgcggagactcacagcatgtggaggctcatgctactctccacgatccacgcacaacttaccacgtgccccattgagagccagaaccactaattgcgaccacgaggaggttaccccatgtgactttaccctcccttgcaaccggccaatttggttgcttaggagacctgactggagtcacccagcacaccttggattcgaactcgcaactccaggggtggtagactaccattaattttaatagaagtgacccatctctgctaaataatctctggttcgGATCCTGCATTACAACCAGGTAGTAATCGTGTTCGCATAATCACTGACAAGCGCgattcgaaggttgcatttttacctataacattacatttttattccactgatggttaagtttaggtttgggtAGAGTTTATaatatatgcattcctcttcactgtatcacAGCCTGTCCAGCTGAAAAACAActagcttttggcgcccctctgtggacacccagaaaatggagctcaaacaTGCCGATACGCTCAACAACAGcaacgctttggccactgggtgcagtgtttacactttaggtaaacagaccaattttagctaaagaaaagtcaacctactgtttccagttACAatatgagatcagtctggtaaaacaaacttttacaaataaaattgctttatttaaaacatatttagcATTATACACCAAACAGTTAATCGATCAAATAACGTGAAGTATTCTTTGAATTAGGTTAGTAGTAAGTCACGCGGACACACATAGCTCACAAATGGCACCGTTTCCTGATAATGACCCTCATCCTACCTTCTAAAAGCTCTCTGCTGGTATGTGATAAagatgtatgtgcgtgtgtgtttgcagGCGGGGAGCGTATCAGATGATGACAGTTTATGGtgttgtgaaaataaaaaaacaacaaccgtCAGTCCAAGTGATGGACATTTCTTGGCAGCACATACTGCTAATTTTACACACCTCATATCCCTAGAGGCACTAGTTGCCAACATATAGCCTACCCATGCAAATAAGGGGAAAAAATATTACACAGGAAAAATAATCTACTGTTTGTGTAGATTTCATAGTAATTTTCCTTTCAGTTGAATATGCACACTATAATCGtttaaaatacatcagcacttaCATCAGGATTCCCATTCCCTTTGACCAATAAATGTCcttgacttttccatgacattccagtcatttttgataattgcatttttaaaaatgattttctaGTTATTAATGGAGTGAATTTCCATTGGTGTCAGATCCCAATCCTTAAAAATAAcagatttaaaagaaatgttctgggttcaataaaagttaagctcaatcaacagcatttgttgcataatgctgattaccacaaaaagtaattttgccccttgtttgttaaaataaaaagtgaTTACAGTAAggcaagatgtaaacattacatgtgttaatattattttagtatgacaaaatcacttactaactttattTGTGTTATGTCCAATAGCAGGATTATAGGGTTTCGTTATTCTGACAACAAAACTGTATTATTGGATTTAACTtttcacagataaggttagtaagctatttttttttcttcacactaATATGTTAAGATGTTaggtttatgtcttgtggctatacatttgtaagatgtattttaacatttatggactggccaaattcactttcattgtaagcacCTAACTGTaatcactattttttattttagttttaaatgagttgaaattttttgtggaaatcaatattttgccacaaatgctgttaactgagcccaacttgtactgaatccacatttaaacatttataatttttagTGAACAAATATCTCTAGTAAGACCAAACAACGTCTTGTGGCTTATCTAGCTATTAAGATATTTAAAAGCACAGCATGACACAAAAAACTTATATTCACTACATATTTTAATGACTTTCCCAGGCCTGAAAATTACCATTTTAAATATCATGACAAATTATCTAGGTTTTCCATGAAATATATTCTACGGGGCAGTTTTGTTGATCTTTGGCTCATTGCCATTTAATCAAAATCCTGTACTGTTTGAACACTGTTGCAACATGTGGTGGTTTTTCAGATACAAACAAGGAGACTGGATCCTTCCCCCCTTAAAATCAAAAGTCCAGTATCTACTCTGACAGATACCATACCCATCCCAGCCCTCATCACCTTACAGAAAATCCTCCCGATTCcctgggaaaaaaaacaacagaagagaAAGTGGGATGGGGCGTTTCCCTCACCCTAAAGAAACAGTATCCAGTTTCATCTGGAGAGAAAGGGAAGAGATCTCATGCTTCTGTGCATCTcaggggcttcctgttgtcccaGAGGCTGGGTGACAAACTTCACACCATAACTGATTATATATCCTGTTATTGTAGTGAACAAGCAGAACTTTCATGTTTCTTTCTTGCACCATAATTCACTCTTTTTTCACCCTTATTCGGCAGTTTTCTTTGCTTTCCACTCCCCCTTTAGATTCATCCTACAGACTGAAGCATTAATGGACTCAATACACATGTATGGATACTCACTTCAggtctgttattgtagtaaaCTGTGCTGCTATCAACACCTTACTAACAACTGTTGGGGGGGATCAAAGTCATCAGGGCAACAGTGAAACTACACAAGTCACCATTTGTGAAAACAAAAACCAAtcaaaacagcttttaaaaatcTAATCACTTTATTAAATGAAACTGTTGGAAAAAGGCCTTAAACAAAATTCATCTGTTTAAATACAACATACATCTTTTTAAGAGTAAGGTGATATTTACAAAGAAATTAAATCTGGTAACATTTCCTCCTGTACATACTTCTCTGCTTAACATGTTTAAATCTGTCCATCACTTTCACACCTTTAAAATGCCTGAATATTAAATTACTTCATGAGACCTGACTTGATATGGCAACATTGATGAATAAGCAACTCATGACCAAAGAATATTCCATTTAACTAAGTCTAAATCTAAACAAATGGCCATGTGCACACAGATACTAAAATATGTAATCAATGAGGAAAACGACCAAAAATGTGGTAGAAAAAAACAAGAGACATTCAACAATAGGAATTGTTTAATACTACAAGACAAAATTGCAGACATTTTTGGCCGCCATGGGCTGAAGAAATCGTGGCGTCAACTCCTGATAACAAAAGTCAGCATTCAAGTCCCCACATCCATCAGTTATGCGCCATCATTTACATTAAATCATTAGTAGCGTACTTTCTAAAATGTAATCCATTCGAGAAATGCATGTTCTTTGGAGttgtgctttttatttgaaaatttttcaaataaaatgttcattCTTTCAAAAGTGATGGCAATGTCTGGGCACTTTAAATGAGAAAAGTATCATGCTGGGCTCACAATGCAGTGTCTTTCACCATCAGCATGGTTCAATGTAGAACATGACATATTTGCAGTTTCTTTTTGATATTGACCTGTATTTTTCTCACATGCGGTGCACAGAAAGTTCAGTTTACACTGTCGTCTCCCCTTGGTTGTTGCCCAGGCGTTTGTAAAACTTGCGCCATGACTGTAGAGTCTTTCCAGACCAGATCCAGAATCCTGATGTGATTCCTACAATCATAGTCATGAGGTACTTGATCATAAACACAGTGAAATCAGGCGTCATGGGTGCAAAGTTGTTGACTGGGCACGGCACGGCAAAGCGCTTGCACGTCTGCATGTGCCAGGTTTTTTCCCACTGCTCGCGAAATGCCTGCTCATAGAAGTAACATGCAATGACTATGGTGGCCGGAACGGTGTACAGGACGCTGAAAACGCCAATTCGCACCATCAGCTTTTCCAGTTTTTCGGTCTTGGTGCCATCGTGCTTCATGATGGTACGGATGCGGAACAAGGAGACGAATCCAGCCAGCAGGAAAGATGTTCCGATAAAGAGATAAACGAAGAGAGGGGCGAGGACAAATCCACGAAGCGCGTCAACGTTGTAGATGCCAACATAGCATACGCCGGTCAGAAGGTCGCCATCCACTTGTCCCAGGGCGAGGATGGTGATGGTCTTCACGGCGGGGACGGCCCAAGCAGCCAGGTGAAAGTACTGGGAGTTGGCTTCGATAGCTTCATGGCCCCATTTCATTCCGGCGGATAGGAACCAGGTGAGCGACAAGATCACCCACCATATGGAGCTGGCCATGCCAAAGAAATACAAGATCATGAAGAGAATGGTGCAGCCCTCCTTTTTAGTCCCCTGAGCCACGGTCTTGTAAGCATCATCCCTGAACTTATCAATGCAGACCACCTTATTCTCCAGCAGAAACCCGGTTGCGTAAGCCAACGCCACCATGAAGTAACACCCAGAGAGGAAGATGATGGGGCGTTCCGGATAGCGGAACCGGCGCATATCCACAAGGTACGTGAGAACCGTGAATAGGGTACTCACGCAGCACAGGATGGACCAGATTCCCACCCAGAGCCGCCCGAATCGGACCTCTTCCTCCTTGAAGTACATCAGCCCGTGTGGCTGCTTGTGCTCACAGGGGGCGCCACAGTTTTTTGCCCCCAAAAACTGGTAATTGAGGTAGGAAGGGACATTCAGTTGTAAAGGGCAAGTGAAAGCCTGACTCAGGCGTTCCGTGTTCACATGTGGTGTCAACGGGCCCGGTATGTATGGCGTGGGGTCTGTCGGCGGGCTGCCGGAGTCGGATTTGTTCTGTCCAACGCAGATCTCTCCAGCTCCGTGCACAGGGAAGTTCTCACAGCGGAGTCGTTCGGGCCACTGGAAACCGAACTTATTCATGAGAGCCTCGCACCCTTGTCTGGCACGCTCGCACAATGAGCGGCAGGGTGGAATAGCCTGTTCTAGAACCGTACACACTGGCGCATACATGGAACAGAGGAAGAACTTCAGATCTTGAGAGCATTGAACTTTGACCAGCGGGTAAAACTGGTGCACCTCCAGTCCTGCGTCCTCCTGGTTGGTGTGTCCCAGGAGATTTGGCATGATAGTTTGGTTATACTGGATGTCCGTGCACAGAGGAATGGATATGGGTTGGCAGAACCCATGTTCCGGGATGGAGATGCCCTTTTCTTGATGCTGGGCAGAACACAGTTTAAACAGAAGAACTAGAGCAATGAACCTGCAGCACGCCTCCCGAACACACGGAGTGACTCCCCTCACCGCCATCACTGAGTGCCTGAAAGACACATAGGAGTTTCGGGTAAACTTGTAAACAAAGGAATGCTTCACACACAAGGGACTGAGGAAAGATGGGGTTATAAGATTACAACAAACTACACACATAAAGCTCTTTTTAGACTTTTCCCTTAAACTTAGCTGATAAAATATGTCTGATAAATTTACGTTGCACgcaactaacacacacacacacacacacaaaatgctaaCTTACTGGACTTTGCTCGTCTCGTGAAAATTCGACTCGTGCTAGACTGATATTCCTTGAATCCGTTCACGCGTCCGAATCGCTCGTACAAGGAGAAATACAAACTATCCTCCACTTCAGGTATTCACGAGCCCCTTTTCCGAGACTGCTCCGCACACTTCATTATCAAACTTCCCAAACATCTGCCGCGTTTTGTGTTCTGCCCTCCTCTTATGAAAACTTCGACACTCCTGTTGAATCTTCTTCAGCTCTATGTGTAAAATTGATACTCCACATTGCCCCAGTAATGATGAAACGGTTTCAAGAAGCCCTTCATTCACGGTCCCTAGTACCTCTCTGCAGGGCGCCTTGAAACCACCTGTCTCCCGACCAATGGGAAGGTCTGTTTTTCTTCGCGCAACGTTCCTTATTGGATCGGAAGGAATATTTCAGAAAAGGGGTGGGGCTGTAGTGTCGTCACCTAAATTAATTAAGATTCTGTGCGTTTTTTGTTCAAGTATGAATATTCATGTGTTCATTCATTGACATTTTTGGCCATAAGCTCTGGGTAATTGAAATGAGAGGAGTAATGCCCAGGTGGAACTTGAAAACGCAGTTGAAAACTTATGTTGCCAAACTAATGAGGCGGACAAACATCGGATGAATTTTCTGAAACATGTCCTTATCAAACTTCACTCCTAAACCAAAAGAAGAGAAAATGAACAAGGGAATACTATACCTGAAGAAAATGAAGAATTTTAAGGACTGTTAAGCTCTTTtagattgtgacattatttgcatgacagttaaacacatttcccCCAAATACTCGTTACTGTAATGCATAcaaacattttactttttaaatttaaaaaaaaaaataattcacaataacactaataatttttatttgatttattatttcttctccctttttctccccaatttggaatgcccaattcccaatgggctttaagtcctcgtggtgacgtagtgactcaatccgggtggcggaggacgaatctcagttgctgtgcatcttatcacgtggcttgttgagcgcgttaccgcggagacatagtgcgtgtggaggcttcacgctattctccgcggcatccacacacaacacaccacacgagagcaagaaccacattatagccaccatgaggaggttaccccatgtgactctaccctccctagcaaccgggccagtttggttgcttaggagacctggctggagtcactcagcacaccctggattcgaactcacgactccaggggtgatactTGCTGAGAAACCCTGGCCCCCGAATTGAGCAATCtttgataaaattatttaaaatatatatatttaataagtgATATAAGTTTTCTTGAATTAATttggttaaacattacacaattcaatttgatggaattttgttataaaattgaaatgcctAAATCTTAAgaataggctaaaaaaaaaagtttgactaTTATAATTCCCATTATTTTCAGTGGAGATTCCCAATAGATCCCATTTACTGTAAttcttttactgtattacagttagaaatactgtaatacaacattttttcttttaaatcagcatacattAAAGTCAGTAGaacaaatactatatatatatatatatatatatatatatatataaattgattttgaggtaaaatactctatgttcttgacaggttttgtaagaTTCACACCTGTATAATTTGGTTTTATTTTGATGAGGCAACTTGGGATGATGATACTTTTAGTCACCTGGAATTCTGGAGCAATAACTTTAGAAATAGATGTTTGTTTAGTACAACTAATGGATTTATAGCAGTGACTCCTCAACTGAATGTGATTTCTGTCACATTCATCATAAAGCCATTTGGTGATAAAGTGGCAGCCGGACTGAATTATTACTCTCTCAAACAAATATTAGAGGACGTTCAACTTGTAAAAGTTAAGTTTGATGTTTGTACAATACCCTGAAAATTGGCAGAAtgcctgtgcatgtgtgtgtgtgttcataataAATGAGAAATCTGTTTATGAGAAATCGCTGGCCAGGGTTTGGAACCATAGGCCAAAACCAGTGACATAGTCCTGCTGCGATGGCCATATAGTTATGTGGGGGCTCAGAGTCGTTGATAAATCTCTGTGGTATGTGAGCATTTAAGATTTAAACAGCCAGAAGTGCCTCTGATGATGGAAAACTGGGACAAATGCATAGAACGACACACTGAAATACACTCTTATTGAATTGAATGGAAACTATTAAAACATTCATTTGAGAgagtattattattttcttaaatcACATTTTTTGGTGTACTGATAAATGAGTCGCGTGGATGTGTGCCTGGTCATGAAAGGATAATGGCAAAATCTTATAACCATCAATCTTTCATTAGTCCTcttagaagtgcaaataaaactGATCAATGATCCTGAAGATATATGTTTATCAATAAATCTGTTATTTTTGCTTGGATAATCTCCGTACCAGAAAGACATCTGGAGCAATGTCTATTACAAATGTTTTGCCATTCTCTTTAGCTTTTCATCTGACTGTTTTATCATTCCTTATCTCTTCCTTTCTCAtaaattaatttcacaaataCACAGAATGGCATCACTTAGAACTTAACTGAATCATGGATCTAGTTTGGACTCAGGGATGTTTACAGTTGATAGAAACTCCCTATAAAAGAAAACAGATTATGTTAGAACAGATCAGTCTAGTGTGTGTTTAAATAGAGGGGAGAAAATGCTATTTGGAAGCTATTCTACCATTATTCTACCACTATAGTGTATTCATTTAGCTAAGTTTAGGACTCTAATTcacactagaacagcattttcctccactgaaaacggggactttcgaaaacactctccatcaccgcatattttggaaaacactgtcgttaggaaactgaaaacggagcTTTCAAACTTAAACCGGTTGGCGT includes these proteins:
- the LOC127449498 gene encoding frizzled-7-A-like encodes the protein MAVRGVTPCVREACCRFIALVLLFKLCSAQHQEKGISIPEHGFCQPISIPLCTDIQYNQTIMPNLLGHTNQEDAGLEVHQFYPLVKVQCSQDLKFFLCSMYAPVCTVLEQAIPPCRSLCERARQGCEALMNKFGFQWPERLRCENFPVHGAGEICVGQNKSDSGSPPTDPTPYIPGPLTPHVNTERLSQAFTCPLQLNVPSYLNYQFLGAKNCGAPCEHKQPHGLMYFKEEEVRFGRLWVGIWSILCCVSTLFTVLTYLVDMRRFRYPERPIIFLSGCYFMVALAYATGFLLENKVVCIDKFRDDAYKTVAQGTKKEGCTILFMILYFFGMASSIWWVILSLTWFLSAGMKWGHEAIEANSQYFHLAAWAVPAVKTITILALGQVDGDLLTGVCYVGIYNVDALRGFVLAPLFVYLFIGTSFLLAGFVSLFRIRTIMKHDGTKTEKLEKLMVRIGVFSVLYTVPATIVIACYFYEQAFREQWEKTWHMQTCKRFAVPCPVNNFAPMTPDFTVFMIKYLMTMIVGITSGFWIWSGKTLQSWRKFYKRLGNNQGETTV